A single genomic interval of Pseudomonas sp. FeN3W harbors:
- the pcaF gene encoding 3-oxoadipyl-CoA thiolase — protein sequence MSRDVFICDAVRTPIGRFGGVLAGVRSDDLAAIPLKALLERNPQLDPAAIDEVFMGSANQAGEDNRNVARMAALLAGLPDTVPGVTLNRLCASGMDAVGTAFRAIACGEMELAIAGGVESMSRAPYVMGKADTAFGRTQKIEDTTIGWRFINPKMKEMYGVDAMPQTADNVADEWQVSRDDQDAFALRSQQRAAAAQQSGFFAEEIVPVVIRGKKGETVVDTDEHPRADTTAEALARLKPVNGEGKTVTAGNASGVNDGAAAMILASAEAVQKYGLKPRARVLGMASAGVAPRVMGYGPVPAVRKLCERLNVAVGDFDVVELNEAFAAQGLAVTRDLGLPDDSPRVNPNGGAIALGHPLGMSGARLVLTAVHQLEKTGGRLGLAAMCVGVGQGLALVVERV from the coding sequence ATGAGCCGTGACGTATTCATCTGCGATGCCGTACGAACGCCCATCGGCCGCTTCGGCGGCGTGCTGGCGGGCGTACGCTCTGACGACCTCGCTGCAATCCCGTTGAAGGCGCTGCTGGAACGCAATCCGCAGCTCGATCCTGCGGCGATCGATGAGGTCTTCATGGGCAGCGCCAACCAGGCCGGGGAGGACAACCGCAATGTCGCGCGCATGGCCGCGCTGCTCGCCGGCCTGCCGGATACGGTGCCTGGCGTGACCCTCAACCGCTTATGCGCTTCGGGTATGGATGCCGTGGGCACTGCGTTTCGTGCCATCGCCTGTGGTGAAATGGAGCTGGCGATTGCCGGCGGCGTGGAATCCATGTCGCGCGCGCCCTACGTGATGGGCAAGGCCGACACGGCGTTCGGTCGCACCCAGAAGATCGAAGACACCACCATCGGCTGGCGCTTCATCAATCCGAAGATGAAGGAAATGTATGGCGTGGATGCCATGCCGCAGACCGCCGACAACGTCGCCGACGAGTGGCAAGTCAGTCGCGATGATCAAGATGCCTTCGCCCTGCGCAGCCAGCAGCGTGCTGCTGCGGCCCAGCAGTCTGGCTTCTTTGCCGAGGAAATCGTCCCGGTGGTGATCAGGGGCAAGAAGGGCGAAACAGTAGTCGACACCGACGAGCACCCGCGTGCCGACACCACCGCCGAGGCGCTGGCCAGGCTCAAACCGGTCAATGGCGAAGGCAAGACGGTCACCGCCGGCAACGCCTCGGGCGTCAACGACGGTGCGGCGGCGATGATTCTTGCCAGCGCCGAGGCGGTGCAGAAGTACGGCCTCAAGCCGCGCGCCCGGGTGCTCGGCATGGCCAGTGCCGGTGTCGCCCCGCGCGTCATGGGGTATGGCCCGGTGCCGGCGGTGCGCAAGCTGTGTGAGCGCCTGAATGTCGCGGTAGGCGATTTCGACGTGGTCGAGCTCAACGAAGCCTTCGCCGCGCAGGGCCTGGCCGTGACCCGCGATCTCGGTCTGCCAGACGACAGCCCGAGGGTGAACCCCAACGGCGGCGCAATCGCCCTTGGCCATCCACTCGGGATGAGCGGTGCGCGACTGGTGCTGACTGCAGTCCATCAGCTGGAGAAAACCGGTGGCCGTCTCGGCCTGGCGGCCATGTGCGTCGGCGTAGGGCAGGGGCTGGCGCTGGTGGTGGAGCGGGTCTGA